One region of bacterium genomic DNA includes:
- a CDS encoding LamG domain-containing protein yields MSRRLDRRSLLKGLGGFAVTSAVAGGALPARADSPLEGSTIREADPNAAQVLAGVHVISDKSVAAGETVRFRISSDQAYRLQVARLGWDITSRDRDWLLHESNPLPAAPREVRPGSYVHVERALPAGAKFSEITLECWVRPKAAGRWHGLITQYDYARHCGVGLFLDDQLRPVAYFGDGGSFRSAWLVTSARKIAPDAWAHVVATFDGRRTRLYLDGQLTAESTTFSRTLQAGRAPLRLGAYGEGGVTTRFLAGDLAMPTIHGRALAKLEIHQRTHMDPIRPPKTSDVVGCWPLDEESGHDVRDVSPVRRDGTIVNRGTWMIGGPRYAAATVPRFDPAYDPDTDPSRGHALRLSPDDLYAVDWPETTRITIPDTWASGLYVARIARSTGDDYHATFVVRPAPNRPSARVLVLANTNTWHAYNHAPFESHSSAARYSFYERHDSSGVPAYQLGLDLPWPSADPYLEYPTGSGYGHLVRAERALHVWLEQGGYDYDMIGDADLHADPTWLADYPVVFVTGHSEYWSREAYEALVAYIDAGGQVIVASGNTMFWRVTLEDDVIECRKLPMSVNNYQPVPVGEVYHTHDHRRGGLMREAGHPAWQAIGIECIGFGGTPVAYEVQDPGHPFFCEPELVPVAPGDELGGRSVVGHEYDVSLARIPGAPSVVMTSPPHVLAHGVANVRRLNYEAGWVAQTGRDEVISEIVDWSRLGGGRVLAAGSIAAANGLHADPNLASMFRNALDQMGVGFRLNVLAVDAGGVLLGHWHDGRDWGPGGAGWRSMGAGFDPSSSAAGVMYAPDRLGVVAIRPNGEAAYRHWNGSTWSGWSNLGGDFVGRPAMVAWGRSRLEIFCRHRDGRLLQKTWTGFSWTGWQDLGGELASDPAAIVWERGRLAVAALDRSGRLVYKWWQSGIGWQPGPQDWIDFGGTFAQAPTLVAWGGNQIDLFAVDATGRARVDRWDGNAWSGWIDLGGDLGSPIAVAVREGEAMSIFARDRSGQLVAKWWDGSAWGPAPLAWQSLGGDLVGTPSVAAWRGRQVEVVATARTGRVQHLGWDGVRWSAWRTLATGTVASSPTIFSWVSSVGRGAV; encoded by the coding sequence ATGAGCCGAAGACTCGACCGACGCTCACTGTTGAAGGGCCTCGGGGGCTTTGCCGTGACCAGCGCCGTCGCCGGCGGCGCCCTCCCCGCCCGGGCCGACTCGCCGCTCGAGGGATCGACGATCCGCGAGGCCGACCCGAACGCGGCTCAGGTCCTTGCCGGCGTGCACGTGATCTCGGACAAGAGCGTGGCGGCCGGCGAGACCGTCCGCTTCCGGATCAGCAGCGACCAGGCCTACCGGCTCCAGGTGGCACGCCTCGGCTGGGACATCACCTCCCGCGACCGCGACTGGCTGCTCCACGAATCGAATCCCCTCCCCGCTGCCCCACGCGAGGTCCGGCCGGGCTCCTACGTCCACGTCGAGCGCGCGCTGCCCGCCGGCGCCAAGTTCTCCGAGATCACCCTCGAATGCTGGGTCCGGCCGAAGGCCGCTGGACGCTGGCACGGCCTGATCACGCAGTACGACTACGCGAGGCACTGCGGCGTGGGCCTCTTCCTCGACGATCAGCTCCGACCCGTCGCGTATTTCGGAGACGGCGGCTCGTTCCGGTCGGCCTGGCTGGTGACCAGCGCGCGCAAGATCGCGCCCGACGCCTGGGCCCACGTCGTGGCCACCTTCGACGGCCGCCGGACGCGCCTCTACCTCGACGGCCAGCTCACGGCCGAGTCGACGACGTTCTCTCGCACGCTCCAGGCGGGGCGCGCCCCGCTCCGCCTCGGCGCCTATGGCGAAGGCGGGGTGACGACACGCTTCCTGGCGGGAGACCTCGCGATGCCGACGATTCACGGTCGCGCCCTCGCCAAGCTCGAGATCCATCAGCGGACGCACATGGACCCGATCCGCCCGCCGAAGACGAGCGACGTGGTGGGCTGCTGGCCCCTCGACGAGGAGTCCGGTCACGACGTGCGCGACGTGAGCCCGGTTCGGCGCGATGGCACGATCGTGAACCGCGGCACGTGGATGATCGGCGGTCCGCGCTACGCCGCCGCCACCGTCCCCCGCTTCGACCCCGCCTACGACCCCGATACCGACCCGAGTCGCGGACACGCACTGCGCCTCTCGCCCGACGACCTCTACGCCGTCGACTGGCCCGAGACGACCCGCATCACGATCCCCGACACCTGGGCGAGCGGCCTCTACGTCGCCCGCATCGCTCGCAGTACGGGCGACGACTACCACGCGACGTTCGTCGTCCGCCCGGCGCCAAACCGTCCGTCCGCGCGCGTGTTGGTCCTCGCGAACACGAACACCTGGCACGCCTACAACCACGCCCCCTTCGAGTCGCACTCGAGCGCCGCCCGCTACAGCTTCTACGAGCGCCACGACTCGAGCGGCGTCCCCGCCTATCAGCTCGGGCTCGACCTGCCCTGGCCGAGCGCCGACCCCTACCTCGAGTACCCGACGGGCTCGGGATACGGCCACCTCGTCCGTGCGGAGCGCGCGCTGCACGTCTGGCTCGAGCAGGGCGGCTACGACTACGACATGATCGGCGACGCCGACCTTCACGCCGACCCCACCTGGCTCGCCGACTACCCGGTCGTCTTCGTGACGGGCCACAGCGAGTACTGGAGTCGAGAGGCGTACGAGGCGCTCGTCGCCTACATCGACGCGGGCGGGCAGGTGATCGTCGCGTCCGGGAACACGATGTTCTGGCGGGTCACGCTCGAGGACGACGTGATCGAGTGCCGCAAGCTGCCGATGTCGGTGAACAACTACCAGCCGGTGCCCGTCGGCGAGGTCTACCATACGCACGACCATCGCCGCGGGGGGCTCATGCGCGAGGCCGGCCATCCCGCATGGCAGGCAATCGGAATCGAGTGCATCGGCTTCGGCGGCACGCCCGTCGCCTACGAGGTCCAGGACCCGGGCCACCCCTTCTTCTGCGAGCCCGAGCTGGTCCCGGTCGCTCCCGGCGACGAGCTCGGCGGACGCAGCGTCGTGGGCCATGAGTATGATGTGAGCCTCGCGCGCATCCCGGGTGCCCCCTCCGTCGTGATGACCTCGCCGCCACACGTTCTCGCCCACGGCGTAGCCAACGTTCGGCGCCTCAACTACGAGGCGGGCTGGGTCGCGCAAACCGGACGGGACGAGGTGATCAGCGAGATCGTCGACTGGTCACGGCTCGGCGGAGGCCGCGTGCTCGCCGCGGGCTCGATCGCGGCGGCCAACGGGCTCCACGCGGACCCGAATCTCGCCTCGATGTTCCGCAACGCCCTCGACCAGATGGGCGTCGGCTTCCGACTGAACGTGCTCGCGGTCGACGCCGGAGGCGTGCTGCTCGGGCACTGGCACGATGGTCGGGATTGGGGACCGGGCGGGGCCGGCTGGCGCTCGATGGGCGCGGGCTTCGATCCGTCGTCGAGCGCGGCGGGTGTCATGTACGCACCCGATCGACTCGGCGTGGTCGCGATCCGGCCGAACGGCGAGGCGGCCTACCGCCACTGGAACGGAAGCACGTGGAGCGGCTGGTCCAATCTGGGAGGCGACTTCGTCGGTCGCCCCGCGATGGTCGCCTGGGGTCGCAGCCGCCTCGAGATCTTCTGCCGCCACCGCGACGGGCGCCTCCTGCAGAAGACCTGGACCGGCTTCAGCTGGACCGGCTGGCAGGACCTCGGCGGGGAGCTCGCGAGCGATCCCGCCGCGATCGTCTGGGAACGCGGCCGACTCGCCGTCGCCGCCCTCGATCGCTCGGGTCGGCTCGTCTACAAGTGGTGGCAATCGGGCATCGGCTGGCAGCCCGGTCCTCAGGACTGGATCGACTTCGGCGGGACCTTCGCGCAGGCGCCGACCCTCGTCGCCTGGGGAGGCAACCAGATCGACCTCTTCGCCGTCGACGCGACGGGTCGGGCCCGGGTCGACCGCTGGGACGGCAACGCCTGGTCGGGCTGGATCGATCTGGGCGGTGACCTCGGTAGCCCCATCGCGGTCGCCGTCCGCGAGGGCGAAGCCATGAGCATCTTCGCGCGCGATCGCAGCGGCCAGCTCGTCGCGAAGTGGTGGGACGGCAGCGCGTGGGGACCGGCGCCGCTCGCCTGGCAGTCCCTCGGCGGAGACCTCGTCGGCACTCCGTCCGTCGCCGCGTGGCGGGGGCGACAGGTCGAGGTCGTGGCGACGGCGCGGACGGGGCGGGTCCAGCACCTGGGTTGGGACGGCGTGCGCTGGAGCGCCTGGCGCACGCTCGCCACGGGCACCGTCGCTTCGAGCCCCACGATCTTCTCCTGGGTCTCGTCCGTCGGACGCGGCGCGGTGTGA
- a CDS encoding PEP-CTERM sorting domain-containing protein codes for MRAIPRFSTFVRIVGLTLGLLIGLPALGRAQASFEILPLAPSLSVGTRQAMLDISGDGTTVGGSLVDPTTFERQAGRWDVGVGPTPLGTAVDPAPFTSVAFGVSGDGSTLVGEFDDRAARFEPDGSVTFVAPQPSASFTGAIATSRDGSVVLGNDSSAFTGPSLGAFLWDETNGARALRAGTGFDGSLVGRGLSDDGQVVAGILQDSNSDPSQAYRWTESGGIQRLGTTPGRDFSRAFAISADGTTIVGDSGSSGSSSFEPKEAFRWTEAGGMEDLGRSIRLFSPFGPVVEANVTPFGVSGDGSVVVGRSNWSPDTGVIWTEAWGEWRRARDVLVFLGVTGLEGWDLFEVLDVSDDGRVITGWATPPRQIESVAFRAVIPEPSTALLLGLGLAALGARRR; via the coding sequence GTGCGCGCGATCCCTCGCTTTTCGACTTTCGTCCGTATCGTCGGACTGACCCTCGGGCTCTTGATCGGCCTGCCGGCCCTCGGCCGCGCCCAGGCGAGCTTCGAGATCCTCCCCCTCGCCCCGTCCCTCAGCGTCGGCACCCGGCAGGCCATGCTCGACATCTCGGGGGATGGCACGACGGTCGGCGGGTCGTTGGTCGACCCGACGACGTTCGAGCGCCAGGCCGGTCGATGGGATGTGGGCGTCGGTCCCACGCCACTGGGAACGGCGGTCGATCCCGCTCCCTTCACGTCGGTCGCGTTCGGCGTGAGCGGCGACGGCTCCACGCTCGTCGGGGAGTTCGACGATCGAGCGGCACGGTTCGAGCCGGATGGCTCGGTCACTTTCGTGGCACCGCAGCCCTCGGCTTCCTTCACCGGAGCGATCGCGACCTCGCGTGACGGTTCGGTCGTACTCGGCAACGACTCGTCTGCCTTCACGGGGCCGTCGCTCGGTGCCTTCCTCTGGGACGAGACGAACGGCGCCCGCGCGCTTCGTGCGGGAACGGGTTTCGACGGGAGCCTCGTCGGGCGGGGCCTCTCCGACGACGGCCAGGTCGTCGCCGGGATCCTGCAGGACTCGAATTCCGATCCGTCCCAGGCGTACCGCTGGACCGAGTCCGGCGGGATCCAACGCCTGGGAACGACCCCCGGCCGCGACTTCAGCCGAGCCTTCGCGATCTCCGCGGATGGCACGACGATCGTCGGGGACTCCGGATCGTCAGGGTCCTCGTCGTTCGAGCCGAAGGAAGCCTTTCGCTGGACGGAAGCCGGCGGGATGGAAGATCTCGGCCGCTCGATCCGGCTCTTCTCGCCGTTCGGACCGGTGGTCGAAGCGAACGTGACGCCCTTCGGCGTCTCCGGTGACGGTTCCGTGGTCGTCGGGCGCTCGAACTGGAGCCCCGATACCGGTGTGATCTGGACCGAGGCCTGGGGCGAGTGGCGGCGCGCGCGCGACGTCCTCGTGTTCCTCGGCGTGACCGGTCTCGAGGGCTGGGATCTCTTCGAGGTACTCGACGTCTCGGACGACGGCCGAGTGATCACCGGCTGGGCGACGCCGCCACGGCAGATCGAGAGCGTGGCGTTCCGCGCGGTGATTCCCGAGCCGTCGACGGCCCTGCTGCTCGGCCTAGGGCTGGCAGCGCTCGGTGCGCGCCGCCGCTGA
- a CDS encoding BolA family transcriptional regulator, whose amino-acid sequence MAIEASALEARLRDALEATHVEVVDESHLHAGHVGARDGGGHYRAVIVSEKFDGLNRVKSQQLVYGVVDDWMGAEIHALSMKTFTPDGWAAEQS is encoded by the coding sequence ATGGCGATCGAAGCCTCCGCCCTCGAAGCGCGTCTCCGCGACGCCCTCGAAGCGACCCACGTCGAGGTGGTCGACGAGTCCCACCTGCACGCCGGCCACGTCGGCGCGCGGGATGGCGGCGGGCACTACCGCGCCGTGATCGTCTCGGAGAAGTTCGACGGGTTGAACCGGGTGAAGTCTCAGCAACTCGTCTACGGCGTCGTCGACGACTGGATGGGCGCCGAGATCCACGCGCTCAGCATGAAGACGTTCACGCCGGATGGGTGGGCCGCGGAACAGTCGTGA
- a CDS encoding BolA family transcriptional regulator, whose protein sequence is MAIEATALEARLRDALEATHVEVIDESHLHAGHVGARDGGGHYRAVIVSEKIAERILGLPKD, encoded by the coding sequence ATGGCCATCGAAGCAACCGCCCTCGAAGCGCGTCTCCGCGACGCCCTCGAAGCGACCCACGTCGAGGTGATCGACGAGTCCCACCTGCACGCCGGCCACGTCGGCGCGCGGGACGGCGGCGGGCACTACCGCGCCGTGATCGTTTCGGAAAAGATTGCCGAGCGGATCTTGGGTCTGCCCAAGGACTGA
- a CDS encoding S8 family serine peptidase — protein sequence MPRGPWAARRTQSANVLADRVGLDRIFLLELRRDQAVHAAVADLSSDPDIEWAQPNYIARASYVPNDPYFGTSGAWGQTEGDLWGLDQIDVETAWDTTLGQGVVVAVVDSGVDFDHPDLAANAWVNPGEDLDSSGVIEPNEIDGIDNDGNGYIDDFYGFDFVRSRDGNGDGDYVDAEDDNEAYPLDVSGHGTHVAGTIAAVADNATGIVGVAPEAQVMGVRGLDAGGSGNIYGLAQSIVYATNMGARVINNSWGCQGCPVNPVVEDAVRFAHGLDTIVVFAAGNDSLSASQASPQNMAETVTVSASTPTDAATAFTNSGVLVDVAAPGGGDGTIQDPTTLNILSLVSGPSLTNPQSTYVVGQDYIRYRGTSMAAPHVAGLAALLVAQDPLISNEEVRQTLRLESAPIAPALGFGRIDADDALAFPSVSEVILETPVDRNVNGIVVLDGSVDGTLLHNAQFEVGVGEEPATFDPWWVSWTWSPGPLQAAFDSNALPDGPAVARLSVWDQAEIVESSTYLNIDNVRITAPVAFATVGGTVDIEFETGSSTVQTIELTLFDPATGATTILYSDTSPTSSSFTIPLDTTTLADTYITQFGQVSFTFPVVTLTVTADSGNGTTFTDESVLPLVVANGEITSPGNRIASSATFDVVGDAVQPYAIDVRWDDGPWQQVATGAGGPFTHPVNLASMGIDVDASDLVELRLLGDLDGDGFWQDGEFLDYVAVVVGDDQKPGWPQTAAESVYVPELAVGDIDDDGDDEIVTLGTSWPKALSSGFYSGVPTLVSAWQGDGTYLQLLADGTGDSQFVQFRTSQPVLGDLDGDSTNDVIWKSFGDIYASANDGSITPGFSSPGYNDGADYFQFLTRHDDPNYRMVDHETPIFFTSDSGDERILVGLIRYDLTGPIVSPTILPRPLHLAENRIVLHDESGSVVADRDLGPGLADSEQTRFRTVADLDRDGTLEIAVTDRPFPTGTHTNPGRIQILDGATLATETTILPDGGAVRWLSSADVDGDEDLELIFYTQRKNDSVTGLEPYALQAYHHDGTLVNGFPRPMPDTNTNIVAIALADLDYDGDFEIVYSSNDFTQGIRELVAIDVDGSGAGVVSGWPVAVTDRASFVRELRAADVDSVPGDEVLYLGESSPQIPFGYGSTALTTTVQTFVEVLNGDGTLYQGGFRRHTPALGGHLARFAVGDVDGSGPPELVIASASVAADLTTKTDVSVYSLDGPGRAAGPTWGNLFGNVRRDASTPDRDRDGVPDHVDNCLTIANGHAEGIYQYDADADGIGNACDPDLNQDTHTTTQDFTPFNDCFVGNLPPTDPICQAADFNGDTVVTTADYPTFHSYFTSNPSTPGPSGLWCADATGATAPCEL from the coding sequence ATGCCGCGCGGGCCTTGGGCCGCGCGGCGTACGCAGTCTGCGAACGTGCTCGCCGACCGCGTGGGTCTCGATCGAATCTTCCTTCTGGAGTTGAGGCGCGATCAGGCGGTGCACGCAGCGGTCGCCGATCTATCGAGCGACCCGGACATCGAGTGGGCGCAGCCGAACTACATCGCGCGTGCGAGCTACGTGCCGAACGACCCCTACTTCGGGACGAGTGGGGCGTGGGGCCAGACGGAGGGGGATCTCTGGGGCCTCGATCAGATTGACGTAGAGACGGCCTGGGATACGACGCTTGGCCAGGGCGTCGTGGTGGCGGTGGTCGACTCCGGAGTGGACTTCGACCATCCGGATCTCGCCGCGAACGCCTGGGTGAATCCAGGAGAGGACCTCGACTCGAGCGGAGTGATCGAGCCGAACGAGATCGACGGGATCGACAACGACGGCAACGGCTACATCGACGACTTCTACGGCTTCGACTTCGTGCGATCGCGAGACGGGAACGGAGACGGCGACTACGTCGACGCGGAAGACGACAACGAGGCGTATCCGCTCGATGTGAGCGGTCACGGCACGCATGTCGCGGGTACGATCGCGGCCGTCGCGGACAACGCCACGGGAATCGTCGGCGTGGCTCCTGAAGCACAGGTCATGGGTGTTCGTGGTCTGGATGCGGGCGGGTCCGGCAACATCTACGGCCTTGCCCAGAGCATCGTCTATGCGACGAACATGGGTGCACGCGTCATCAACAACAGTTGGGGCTGCCAGGGATGCCCGGTGAATCCGGTGGTCGAGGACGCCGTTCGCTTCGCCCACGGGCTCGACACGATCGTCGTATTCGCGGCCGGCAACGACTCTCTGTCCGCGAGCCAGGCGAGCCCGCAGAACATGGCGGAGACCGTGACGGTTTCTGCTTCGACGCCTACGGATGCGGCCACCGCGTTCACGAACTCCGGTGTCCTCGTCGACGTGGCTGCGCCCGGCGGCGGGGACGGGACGATCCAGGACCCCACCACGCTGAACATCCTCTCGCTCGTCTCCGGTCCGAGCCTGACGAATCCGCAATCGACGTACGTCGTCGGTCAGGACTACATCCGCTATCGCGGTACCTCGATGGCAGCGCCGCACGTGGCCGGCCTCGCAGCCCTGCTCGTCGCGCAAGACCCTCTGATCTCCAACGAGGAGGTTCGCCAGACGCTGCGACTCGAATCCGCTCCGATCGCGCCGGCCCTGGGCTTTGGTCGAATCGACGCGGATGACGCGCTGGCTTTCCCGAGCGTGAGCGAGGTGATCCTGGAGACGCCCGTCGATCGGAACGTCAACGGCATCGTTGTCCTCGACGGAAGCGTAGACGGCACGCTGCTTCACAACGCGCAGTTCGAGGTCGGCGTAGGCGAAGAGCCCGCAACCTTCGATCCTTGGTGGGTGAGCTGGACCTGGTCGCCCGGACCGCTTCAGGCCGCATTCGACTCGAACGCGCTGCCAGATGGTCCCGCCGTGGCGCGACTCTCGGTTTGGGACCAAGCCGAGATCGTCGAGAGTTCGACCTATCTCAACATCGACAACGTGCGTATCACCGCTCCGGTAGCCTTCGCGACGGTGGGAGGCACCGTGGATATCGAGTTCGAGACGGGTTCGTCGACGGTCCAGACGATCGAGCTGACCCTGTTCGACCCGGCTACAGGCGCGACGACGATTCTCTACAGCGATACGAGTCCGACCTCGTCGAGCTTCACCATCCCGCTCGACACGACCACCCTTGCGGATACCTACATCACTCAGTTCGGACAAGTGAGTTTCACGTTTCCGGTCGTCACGCTTACGGTCACGGCGGATTCCGGCAACGGGACCACGTTCACGGACGAGAGCGTTCTGCCGCTGGTCGTAGCGAACGGCGAGATCACGTCCCCGGGCAATCGAATCGCGTCGAGTGCGACCTTCGACGTCGTCGGCGATGCGGTACAGCCCTATGCGATCGACGTGCGATGGGACGACGGCCCCTGGCAGCAGGTCGCTACGGGCGCTGGCGGTCCGTTTACGCATCCGGTCAACCTCGCGTCGATGGGAATCGACGTCGACGCCTCGGATCTCGTCGAACTCCGACTCCTGGGTGACCTGGACGGCGACGGATTCTGGCAGGACGGGGAGTTCCTCGACTACGTCGCAGTCGTCGTGGGGGACGACCAGAAGCCGGGATGGCCTCAGACGGCCGCCGAGAGCGTCTACGTGCCGGAACTGGCAGTGGGCGACATCGATGACGACGGCGATGACGAGATCGTGACGCTTGGCACCAGTTGGCCGAAAGCCCTCTCATCCGGCTTCTACTCTGGCGTTCCGACGCTCGTCTCGGCATGGCAAGGGGATGGGACCTACCTGCAGCTGCTGGCGGACGGAACCGGTGATAGCCAGTTCGTTCAGTTCCGCACCTCACAGCCGGTGCTCGGCGACCTCGACGGGGACTCGACGAATGACGTCATCTGGAAGAGTTTCGGCGACATCTATGCTTCGGCGAACGATGGTTCGATCACGCCGGGATTCTCCTCGCCCGGCTACAACGACGGCGCGGACTATTTCCAGTTCCTGACGAGACATGACGATCCGAACTATCGAATGGTGGATCACGAGACGCCGATCTTCTTCACCTCCGATTCCGGCGACGAGCGGATTCTCGTGGGCCTGATTCGATATGACCTGACGGGACCGATCGTGAGTCCGACCATTCTTCCGCGTCCGCTCCATCTCGCCGAGAATCGAATCGTGCTCCACGACGAGAGCGGTAGCGTCGTCGCGGACCGGGATCTCGGCCCGGGTCTCGCCGATTCCGAGCAGACCCGTTTCCGCACGGTGGCTGACCTCGATCGGGACGGAACGCTCGAGATTGCCGTGACCGACCGGCCGTTCCCGACCGGAACGCACACCAACCCCGGTCGGATTCAGATTCTGGATGGCGCAACGCTTGCGACCGAGACCACCATACTGCCAGACGGCGGAGCGGTTCGTTGGTTGTCGAGCGCGGACGTCGATGGCGACGAGGATCTCGAGCTGATCTTCTATACGCAGCGCAAGAACGACTCCGTAACCGGACTAGAGCCCTACGCACTTCAGGCCTATCACCATGACGGCACTCTCGTGAACGGTTTTCCGCGACCGATGCCTGACACGAACACGAACATCGTCGCCATCGCGCTCGCGGATCTCGACTACGACGGTGACTTCGAAATCGTCTATTCGTCCAACGACTTCACACAGGGCATACGCGAACTCGTTGCGATCGACGTGGACGGAAGCGGGGCCGGTGTTGTCTCTGGCTGGCCGGTCGCGGTGACTGATCGGGCTTCATTCGTGCGTGAGCTCCGCGCTGCGGACGTGGATTCGGTGCCAGGCGATGAGGTGCTCTACCTCGGTGAGAGCTCGCCACAGATTCCGTTCGGGTACGGATCGACGGCTCTCACTACGACCGTTCAGACTTTCGTCGAAGTCCTGAACGGAGACGGAACGCTCTATCAGGGTGGTTTCCGCAGGCACACGCCGGCGTTGGGCGGGCACCTGGCTCGGTTCGCGGTAGGCGATGTCGATGGCAGCGGCCCGCCGGAGCTCGTGATCGCCTCAGCGAGCGTCGCCGCGGACCTCACGACCAAGACGGATGTCTCGGTGTACTCGCTCGACGGCCCGGGGCGCGCGGCCGGCCCAACCTGGGGGAACCTCTTCGGAAATGTACGTCGGGACGCGTCGACACCCGATCGGGATCGTGACGGCGTGCCGGATCACGTCGATAACTGCTTGACGATCGCCAACGGGCATGCCGAAGGGATCTATCAGTACGACGCAGACGCGGATGGAATCGGAAACGCATGCGATCCCGATCTGAATCAGGATACACACACGACAACGCAGGACTTCACACCCTTCAATGACTGCTTCGTCGGGAATCTGCCGCCGACGGATCCGATCTGTCAGGCGGCGGATTTCAACGGCGACACCGTTGTCACCACGGCGGACTACCCGACTTTCCACAGCTACTTCACGTCGAATCCGTCGACACCCGGTCCCTCGGGTCTCTGGTGCGCCGACGCGACGGGAGCGACTGCGCCGTGTGAGCTCTGA